A genomic region of Candidatus Marimicrobium litorale contains the following coding sequences:
- a CDS encoding 2-oxoglutarate dehydrogenase E1 component: MHSNSMDVLWQSSHIAGGNATYVEGLYEEYLKDPNAVAEQWRDYFDKLPTVPSDVIQMGDVPHSVIRERFAQISKMRVRTEATVQHDSQATDYERKQVRVLQLIAAYRLRGHQKAQLDPLGLAEREHVADLELAFHELSSADFETVFQAGSLHIGKADAPLGEIYTALEETYCNTIGAEFMHIVDTQERHWVMRRMESVRSSPDYSEEVCLNLLTHLINAEGLEKSLASKYPGTKRFGLEGGESLIPMLSEAVQRTGAYKAQEIVIGMAHRGRLNVLINILGKNPSELFAEFEGKVEYESSGDVKYHQGFSSNVMTPGGEVHLALAFNPSHLEIVSPVVEGSVRARQERREDKGGELVVPIVIHGDAAFAGQGVVMETFQMSQTRAYRTGGTIHIVLNNQVGFTTHKREDARSTEYCTDVAKMVQAPIFHVNADDPEAVLFVTQMAVDYRTEFKKDVVIDLICYRRRGHNEADEPSATQPLMYQKISEHETTRKLYAARLIERGLISEGEVQNLVDRYRDALDRGAPLVATLVSEPNKTLFVDWSPYLGHDWTLECDTTMDMQEMQSLAQQINAPPESFPLQRQVAKILEDRRKMGAGAMAVNWGFAENLAYASLLKDGYPIRLTGQDVGRGTFSHRHAVLHNQNDGSAYTPLQHIAEEQASFISYDSLLSEEAVLAFEYGYATTMPQGMVIWEAQFGDFANGAQVVIDQFITSGEHKWSRLCGLTMLLPHGYEGQGPEHSSARLERFLQLSAEHNIQVCMPTTPAQVFHMLRRQAIRPLRKPLVVMSPKSLLRHKEAVSSLEELSEGRFHNVLDETDDLDKSQVKRLVLCSGKVFYDLRAARRERGINDIAILRLEQLYPFPEAELLKTCRQYPNVVDAIWCQEEPMNQGAWYSSQHHIRRVIHRHKVDVYLRYVGRDSSAAPAAGYMALHMEQLNNFIDESLGDIPWGH, translated from the coding sequence ATGCACAGTAACTCCATGGATGTGTTATGGCAGAGCTCCCATATTGCCGGGGGTAATGCAACCTACGTGGAGGGGCTGTATGAGGAATACCTTAAGGATCCTAATGCCGTCGCAGAGCAGTGGCGCGACTACTTTGACAAACTCCCCACCGTACCTTCTGACGTCATTCAAATGGGTGATGTCCCTCATTCTGTCATTCGGGAACGTTTTGCCCAGATCAGCAAGATGCGGGTACGAACCGAAGCGACTGTCCAGCATGACTCGCAGGCAACAGACTACGAGCGCAAGCAGGTTCGCGTATTACAACTCATTGCCGCGTATCGTTTAAGGGGTCACCAAAAGGCTCAGCTTGACCCGCTGGGACTGGCGGAACGTGAGCACGTTGCAGACCTTGAGTTAGCCTTTCATGAGCTGTCGTCCGCTGATTTCGAGACGGTATTTCAGGCCGGTAGTTTGCATATCGGTAAAGCAGATGCGCCGTTGGGTGAAATCTATACCGCACTGGAAGAAACCTACTGCAACACCATCGGCGCGGAATTTATGCATATCGTCGATACCCAGGAGCGGCACTGGGTGATGCGGCGTATGGAGTCGGTCCGCTCGTCTCCAGACTACAGCGAAGAGGTGTGTCTCAATCTTCTGACCCATCTTATAAACGCTGAGGGACTGGAGAAGTCACTGGCATCGAAATATCCCGGCACCAAGCGCTTCGGTCTTGAGGGAGGTGAGAGCCTTATACCCATGTTATCTGAGGCCGTGCAACGCACCGGCGCCTACAAGGCGCAGGAGATCGTTATTGGGATGGCTCACAGGGGTCGGCTAAACGTCCTTATCAATATCCTTGGTAAAAATCCGTCAGAGCTATTTGCGGAGTTCGAAGGCAAGGTGGAGTACGAAAGTTCTGGCGATGTGAAATACCATCAGGGCTTCTCATCCAATGTCATGACGCCAGGCGGAGAGGTGCACCTGGCCCTGGCCTTCAATCCGTCGCATCTCGAGATTGTCTCACCGGTCGTGGAGGGTTCGGTCAGGGCGAGGCAGGAGCGCCGTGAGGACAAGGGAGGAGAGTTGGTTGTGCCGATAGTCATTCACGGTGACGCCGCGTTTGCCGGGCAGGGTGTTGTCATGGAAACCTTTCAGATGTCGCAGACGCGGGCCTACCGCACTGGCGGCACGATACACATAGTACTGAATAATCAGGTGGGTTTTACCACCCACAAACGTGAAGACGCTCGCTCAACGGAGTACTGCACAGACGTTGCCAAGATGGTTCAGGCACCGATTTTTCATGTCAACGCAGATGACCCGGAAGCGGTGCTGTTCGTGACACAGATGGCTGTCGATTATCGCACCGAATTTAAAAAAGACGTGGTTATCGATTTGATTTGCTACCGTCGGCGCGGCCATAACGAGGCCGACGAGCCATCCGCCACACAGCCTTTGATGTACCAGAAAATCAGCGAACACGAAACCACCCGCAAGCTTTATGCCGCCAGACTGATCGAACGAGGCCTGATCAGCGAAGGAGAGGTGCAGAATCTTGTGGATCGTTATCGTGACGCCCTTGACCGTGGCGCACCGCTGGTCGCGACGCTAGTCTCCGAGCCTAACAAGACACTGTTTGTCGACTGGTCTCCTTATCTGGGCCACGACTGGACGCTGGAGTGCGATACCACGATGGATATGCAGGAGATGCAGTCCCTCGCGCAGCAGATCAACGCACCGCCGGAGAGTTTTCCATTGCAGCGCCAGGTCGCAAAGATTCTGGAGGATCGGCGTAAAATGGGCGCCGGGGCTATGGCAGTTAATTGGGGTTTTGCAGAAAACCTTGCCTATGCGTCACTGTTAAAGGATGGCTATCCCATCAGGCTAACCGGGCAGGATGTGGGGCGGGGTACTTTTTCACACAGGCATGCGGTGCTACACAATCAAAACGACGGTAGTGCCTACACGCCGTTGCAGCATATCGCGGAAGAGCAAGCGAGTTTTATCAGTTACGACTCATTGCTCTCGGAAGAGGCTGTATTGGCCTTCGAATATGGTTATGCCACAACAATGCCGCAGGGAATGGTAATCTGGGAAGCGCAATTTGGCGATTTCGCCAATGGCGCGCAAGTCGTTATCGATCAGTTCATCACGAGTGGAGAACACAAGTGGTCACGCTTATGCGGGCTGACTATGTTGTTGCCACACGGGTATGAAGGCCAGGGGCCAGAGCATTCCTCGGCCCGGCTTGAGCGTTTTTTACAACTATCGGCGGAGCACAATATTCAGGTGTGTATGCCCACCACGCCCGCCCAGGTATTTCATATGCTTCGGCGGCAAGCCATACGTCCTTTACGCAAACCGCTGGTAGTGATGTCACCGAAGAGCCTGCTGCGTCATAAAGAGGCGGTATCTTCCCTGGAAGAGCTTTCCGAAGGTCGCTTCCACAATGTACTCGACGAGACCGATGACCTCGATAAATCGCAGGTTAAGAGGCTCGTGCTTTGTAGTGGCAAGGTATTTTATGACCTGCGCGCAGCGCGGCGCGAGAGGGGCATCAATGATATTGCTATCCTCAGGTTAGAGCAATTATATCCCTTCCCCGAGGCGGAGCTACTGAAGACATGCCGGCAGTACCCCAACGTGGTGGACGCCATCTGGTGTCAGGAGGAGCCAATGAATCAGGGCGCCTGGTATTCCAGCCAGCATCATATTCGTCGCGTGATACATCGCCACAAGGTCGATGTTTATTTGCGCTATGTGGGCCGTGATTCATCAGCGGCACCGGCTGCAGGTTATATGGCGCTGCACATGGAGCAGCTTAATAATTTTATTGATGAATCTCTGGGTGATATACCCTGGGGCCACTGA
- a CDS encoding succinate dehydrogenase iron-sulfur subunit has protein sequence MLQVSIYRYNPDTDAEPSMHDVQVDTGGKDLMVLDVMEMIKAGDTSFAYRRSCREGVCGSDGMNINGVNGLACITPLSSVVKDNKLVLRPLPGLPVIRDLVVDMGMFYAQYEKIQPYLQNDTPTPAIERLQSPEQREKLDGLYECILCACCSTSCPSFWWNPDRFIGPAGLLQAYRFLADSRDLATDERLAKLDDPFSVFRCHGIQNCVNVCPKGLNPTRAIGHIRNMLLSRAT, from the coding sequence ATGTTGCAAGTCAGTATTTATCGCTACAACCCGGATACCGACGCCGAGCCTTCCATGCATGACGTGCAGGTCGACACCGGCGGTAAGGATTTAATGGTCCTCGACGTGATGGAAATGATCAAAGCCGGAGATACCAGTTTTGCTTACCGGCGTTCCTGCCGCGAAGGGGTCTGTGGTTCTGACGGCATGAATATCAATGGCGTCAACGGGTTGGCCTGCATTACGCCACTGTCCAGCGTTGTGAAAGACAATAAGCTGGTGCTGCGACCTCTGCCGGGTCTGCCTGTTATTCGTGATCTGGTTGTTGACATGGGCATGTTTTACGCACAGTACGAAAAGATCCAGCCCTACCTGCAAAATGACACGCCTACGCCTGCAATAGAACGTCTGCAGTCTCCCGAGCAGCGCGAAAAGCTGGATGGCCTGTACGAGTGCATCCTCTGTGCCTGTTGTTCAACCTCCTGTCCGTCATTTTGGTGGAACCCCGATCGGTTCATTGGCCCGGCAGGCCTGTTGCAGGCTTATCGTTTCCTAGCTGATTCGCGTGACCTTGCGACGGACGAGCGCCTGGCCAAGCTGGATGATCCGTTTAGCGTGTTTCGCTGCCATGGAATACAAAATTGCGTCAACGTGTGTCCCAAGGGGCTGAACCCGACGCGGGCGATTGGTCACATACGCAATATGCTATTATCACGCGCAACGTAG